The genomic interval GCCAGAGGCGACGGTGCGACGAGGCTTCCGCGCCTCGGAGGTCATCGGAGCTGGTCGGGAGGTCGGCACCCATGGAGCCGCGCACCTTAAATGGACGCCTTGCCGCCCGCGCCCCGCTTTCTCCTGTGCCTGCTCGTCGTCCTGCCGCTGTGGCCCGGGGTGGTCGGCTGCACGAGCACCTCCGACCGCATCCTCGAGTTCCAATCCCGCTACGACCACCGCGCCCTCGCCAGCGCCGAAGCCGCCGCGGAGAGGAGCCTCCGCCGCGACCACCGCCGGCACGCCATCTACTGGAACCTCGAGCTCGGCAAGACCCGCTTCGAGCGCGGCGACCACGCCGGAGCACTGCAAGCCTGGGGCGCGGCGGAGGAGGGCATGGACCGCTGGGCCGTGCGGCCGCCCTTCCGCCTCCGCGAGACGGTGGCCACGACGTCCTGGAACGACCTGCTGCTCCCCTACCGCGGCCGGGTCACCGAGCGGCTGCTGATGCACACGTACCAGAGCCTCGCCGCCCTCTTCCTCGGCGACACCGAGCGGGCGCAGGTGTTCCGCCGCCGCGCGTGGCGGACGCAGCTCGAGGCCGAGCAGGTCTTCGGCGACGACCTCGCCGCGGACCGCGCCGCCTTCGAACGCCGCCTCGGCTCGGCCGTGCCCGACGCCGCCGTCGAGCGTTCGGCACGGTCGGTCACCTCCCGCTGGGACGACCGCGTCCGCGGGCCTTACGCGACGCTGCTCAACCCCTTCACGACGCACCAGGCCGCGCTGATGGCGCTCGCCGAGGGCAGCACCGCCGAGGCCGAGGGCCTGCTGGCGCGGGCCGCCGCGATGGTGCCGGGCAACCGCTTCGTGCAGGCCGACCGCGGCCAGCGCGGCTGGCTGGACGCCGGCGAGCCCCTCGTCTACGTCTACGCCGAGCTTGGGCTCGTGCCCCGCCGGCGGCCGGAGAACCTGACGGTGCTGCAGGGATTCACCGGCGTGTCGAGCCTGCCGCTTCCGGTGCTCGTGCCGGCGGAGGGGAGGGCCCGCGGGGTGGTGGCGGACGCAGACCGCGGGGCCTCGGGAACGACCCGCGGTGCATCGGGGCCGGTGCGCGGCGTCGAGCTCGCCGACCTGGGCGCCGCCACGGCCGCCGCGTTCGAGCGCGAGTTCCCCGGCGTGCTGCTCCGCGCCGTCACCGGCCTGGCCGCCAAGGAGGCCGCCACCGCCGCCGCGATGAACCAGGCCAGGAGCCCCGAGGAGGCGCTCGCGGTGCTCGTCGGCGGCTCCCTCTGGAAGCTCGCCGCCGCCGAGCCGGACCTCCGCGGCTGGTCGTCGCTGGGCGACGCGGTCGACCTGCTGCGCGTCCCCCGCCCCGCCGACGGACGCCTGCGCCTCGAGGTGGTCGGTGGCCGCGGCGCGGGCGTCGACCTCATCCTGCCGGAGGCGCAGGCGATCCTCGTCTACCTGCGCAGCGTCGACGGCGAGCGGGTGCGGGCCGACGTCGCCGTGCTGGCGCGGTGACCGGCGGCGCGACGCCGCAGAAGGATCGGGCGTCACCCACCCGCCGCGGCGTGATCGCACCCCGGCCCGTCCGCCTCGGCGCAGAGCCGGATGGTCCGGTGCCCCTCCGCGTCGGTCCCGCAGACGCACACCGCCGACGGGTCCCCGGTGACCAGCAGCTTGCCCGCCCGCATCACGCTCACGGTGTCCGACGCGACCAGCGCCTCCATCGGGTCGTGCGTCACCATCAAGACGGCCACGCCGGCCGCCCGCAGCACGGCGAGCGTCTCGGAGCGGACCGACTCCCGCAGCCTCGCGTCCAGGCCGGAGAAGGGCTCGTCGAGCAGCATCACCGCGGGGTCGCGAGCGAGCGCTCGGGCGAGCGCGACGCGCTGCTGCTGCCCGCCGGAGAGCGTGTGCGGCATCGCGGCGCCGCGGCCCCCCATGCCGACGCGTTCGAGCAGCGCCTCGGCGGCGGCCCGGCGGTCGCGGCGGCGCAGGTGACGCATGCCGAAGGCGACGTTCCGCCGGACGCAGAGGTGGGGGAACAAGCCGTAGTCCTGGAAGACGATCCCGACCGGCCGCTTCTCGGGCGGCACGTGCAACCGCCCGTCGTCGACGACCCGATCGTCCACCAGCACCCGCCCGCGCCCGGGCCGCTCGAGGCCCGCAATCACGCGGAGCAGCGTCGTCTTCCCGCAGCCGGAGTCGCCGAGCAGGCCGTGCACGCGTCCGGGCTCGAGCGTGAGGCTCACCCCCTTGAGGACCTCCTCGCCGCGGCCGTAGCGGTGGCGGAGGTTCTGCACGCGGACGCCCCCGCCCGCGCCCCCGCCCGCGGCCGCGGCAACACCGGGCCGACGCCCCGCCACGGTGAGCGGCGTCGGGGGGATCGGCTTGGAGGCGATGGCGGTCATGGTCGCTCTTCTCTGCGCGTGAGCAGCGCCGACAGTACGACGACCGGCAGCAGCCCGAGCCCGATGATCGCCAGCGCCGCCGAGGACGCTTCCTCGAGCCGCTCGTCGCTGGCGAGCTGGTAGACCCGGACCGCGAGGGTGTCGAAGTCGAAGGGCCGGAGCATCAGCGTCACCGGCAGCTCCTTCACGACGTCGACGAAGACCAGCAGCAGCGCCGCGAGCAGCGGCGCCCGCAGCAGCGGGAGGAGCACCACGAGCGTGAGCCGCCAGCCGCCGGCGCCCAGCGAGCGGGCCGCGTCGTCGACGCTCCTCCGCACGCGGCCCAGGCCCGACTCGATCATCGCCAGCGCGACGCCCAGGAAGCGGACCTGGTAGCCGATCACCACCGCCGCCACGCCGCCGGTGAGCAGCAGGCCCGTCGGCGTGCCGAACAGACGCACCGCCCCGCGGTGCAGGTGGAGGTCGATCCAGGCGAGCGGGCCGAGCAGGCCGACAGCGATCACCGTTCCCGGCAACGCGTAGCCGAAGCCCGCGACGCGGCGGGCGGAGCCGGTGAGGACCGATCCGCGCAGCCGATCCCCCAGCGCCACGGTCAACGCGAGCGCCACCGCGAGGGCCGCCGCACCCGCCGCGAGCCCGAGCGTCCGCGGCGCGTGCGTCCGCAGCACCTCCCGCGACCGCTCGTCGCCTTCGGCGAGGGTCATGTGCGCGAACAGCAGCGCCGGCCCGAGGAAGCCGACCGCCACCGGCAGCGCGCAGGCGAGGAAGGCCCCGGACGCCGCGAGCGGCCCGAGCCGGAACGGGCGCAGCGGCGCCTGCCGCTGCGTGGGGGCGTGGTGCCTCGCCCGCCGCCGGGCGAGGCCCTCGGCGAGCACCAGCACCGCCACCGCGCCCAGCAGCACCGACGCCAGCTGCGCCGCCGCCGTCGGCGACTCCAGGCTCTTCCACGCGCGGTAGACGCCGGTCGCGAAGGTGTCGACGGCGAAGTAGTCGGCTACGCCGAAGTCGGCCAGCGTCTCCATCAGCACCAGCACCAGCCCCGCCGCGATCCCCGGCCGGGCCATCGGCAACGCGACGTGGAAGAAGCTGCCCCATGGCCCGCGGCCCAGCGTGCGGCCCAGCTCCATCGCCACGCCGGATTGCCCCTGGAAGGCGGTCCGGGCCGCGAGGAACACGTACGGGCCCAGCCCGAAGCCGAGGATCACCGCGGCGCCGCCCAGCGAGCGGATCTCCGGGAACCAGCCGTCCAGCGACGCGACCGCCGGCGTCGCCCGCAGCCACGACCGCACCGGGCCGGCGAACTGCAGGAGGTCCGTCCACGCGTAGGCCGCCAGCCACGCCGGCACCGCCAGCGGCAGCAGCAGCGCCCAGCGGAACACCGCCCGCCCCGGAAAGCGGCACATCGTCACCAGCCAGGCCGTGCCCACGCCGGTCGCCGCCGCGATCACCCCGGTCGCCGCCGCCAGCAGCGCCGTCGCCGTCGCGTACCCGGCCATCCGGGTTTGGACGAGGTGGAACCACGCGTCGTCGAAGCCCTGGAACAGGCTCGCGAGCACGCGGAGCACCGGCAGCGAGATCAACGCCGCGACGAGCAGGCACGCGATGGCCCAGCCGCTGAGGCGGGGCGACGGCCTCAACGCCAGCCGGCCCGGTCCATGATCTTCACCGCCTCGCGATTGAGCGAGCCCAGCTCCGACGCGTTGAGCGTGTCCTCCTTGAAGCCGCCGAAGCCCTCGAGCACGCCGGTCAGCCCGACCCCCGGCACCACCGGATACTCGAAATTGGCCAGCGCGTACAGCCTCTGCCCCTCGTCGCTCACGAGGAACGCGATGAACGCCAGCGCGTTGTCGCGGTTGGGTGCCGAGGCGACCACCCCCGCCCCCGAGACGTTCACGTGCGCCCCGCGGCCGTCTTGGTCGGGGAAGACCAGCGTCAGCTTCTCCGCCGCCGCCCGGTCCTCCGCGTCGTCCCCCGCCAGCATCCGCGCGATGTAGTAGTGGTTCGCCACCGCGACCGATCCCTCGCCCGCGGCCGCCGCCCGCGCCTGGTCGCGGTCGCCGCCCTGGGGCGTGCGGGCCAGGTTCTCGACCACGCCCTCGCACCACGTTGCGGCTTGATCTTCCCCGGCGTTGGCGATCAGAGACGCCACCAACGACTGGTTGTAGACGTTCCCGCTCGAGCGGATCAGCAGCTCACCCCGGAGCGACGGATCGGCCAGGCCCTCGTACGTCGCCACCGCGGGAGCGCCGGGCGCCCGCAGGATCACCCGCACCCGCTTGCTCACGCCGAACCAGAGGCCGTCGGGGTGGCGGAGGTTCGCGGGGATCCGCGCCTCCAGCGCTGCGCTCTCCACCGGCTCCAAGACGCCGCGGTCGACAGCCAGCTGCAGCCGCCCCGCGTCCACCGCGATGAAGACGTCCGCCGGCGAGAGCTCCCCCTCCCGCTGGATCCGAGCGAGCAGAACGTCGGCATCGGCCTCGATCGTCTTCACGGCGATGCCGGTCTTCTTGGTAAAGGCCTCGTAGAGCGCTTCGTCGGAGTCGTAGTGTCGGGAGGTGTAGAGGTTGACGATGCCCTCCGCCGAAGCCGGCGGGCCGGCGGGCAGCACGGCCGCGGCGGCGGCGAGCAGCGGGACGAGAACGGGTGCGAGCCATCGGGCGGAGCGGGAGCGATGCATGGCGGTCTGGAGCGGGAGTGGCGGGGTCGCCGCCGGGCTCGCTCCGGAGACGGAGCGACTGCGACCCAAGGAGTCGGAGATTAGCGGGCGGTCCCGCCCCCGCGTCCGCCCGCCCCGGGCGGGTTCCCGCAGCCCGGCTCCTCCGGCCCGACCCGGAGCCGACGCTGCCGCGGGTGGAGGGGGCCAGTTTGAACTGCGATTGATCTTGTCGTAGTCTTCCGACGCGACGGCCCGGACCCGGGACCGCACCCCAAGCCCCTGGAGAATCGTCATGTTCCGCCCGACCCCCTTGGCCACCGCCGCGGTGGCCGCCGCCGCCGCCCTCCCTGGCGCCGCCGACACGCTGGACCTGGACCTGGTCGCCGACGACGGCAGCCGCTTCATCGAGTACTTCAGCGGCGTCTTCGCCGAACTCGGCCAGCCCCGCCCGGACGGGTCCGGCGGCGTGGCGTCCGGCGCCGACGCCTTCTTCGACCTCTCCGCCGAGTCCGCCGCCTTCCAGGCCGACCCGTTCGGCAACGAGGCCACGGCTCACGCCGTCCCGCCTTTCGGTGGGCCCGCAACGGTCTTCGACAACGGCCGGGCCTTCTCCGCGTCCTACACGCTCGACTACGACGACAGCGGGCTCGCCGGCGGCACCGGCGTCGCCTCCGTCACCGGGCTCGCCCTGGACTTCACCCGGGACGTCGCCGGCGGGACGGACGCGACGATCTTCGCCTCGGACTACACGACCACCGTGAGCGGAGTCGTTGGGACCGCGACGTTCGTCCAAGGCGAGGCCGCCTCCGTGGCGGTGGAAGCCCAGGTCGCGCTGCAGTTTCCCGGGAGCACCCCGCTCAGCGGGACCTTCCGCCTGACCGGCGACCGCTTCGCGCTCGCCGTCGACGACAGCCTCGAGACCGGCTTCGGCAGCGCCCGCTACGTGTGGGACCTGACCGGCTCCGTGGCGAACGTGCCCGAGCCCGCCTCCGCCGCCCTGCTCGCCGCCGGCGGCCTGCTGCTGGGTGCCCGCCGCCGCCGCGCCTGATCGCCTTCCGCCCCACCGCCCCGACCACCACGCGATGAAACCCGCCCTCCCCACCGCCGCCGGCCTCGCGGCGCTCGTGCTCGCCCCCGCCGCCGCCGCCGCCCCGACCGGCTTCGGCCTCACCGGCTCCGACGCCGAAGGCTACTTCGCCGTCGTGGGCTTCAACCAGGAGGGCGGCATCCAGCCCTCGGACTTGAGCCGCGATCCGGCCAGCCCGAAGTTCTTCGACTACCCGTCGTACGCGAACCCGAGCATCGCCGCGAACACCTACGTGTTCTCGGTCGAGCCCTACCGGTTCGGGCTGAGCTACCCCGACCCGCTGCACCCCACCGGCTCGGCCACCTTCGCGAGCATCGACCGGGTCGTGGAGGGCGTGACCGAAGACGCCGACTTCGCGGACTTCGCCATCGGCGGGTTCCGCTTCGACGGCTCCGCGGTGACCGGCGTGGGGACCGAGATCGTGGGAGCCGATGCGTTGACGCTCACGCTCGACGGCACCGACTTCGAATCGAGGAACCGCAACGCCTTCCAGGGAACGCCCGGCGACCCGGGCGGCCGCTCGAACAACAACGAGTTCGCCAACATCGTGAGCTTCACGCAGAGCGGCAGCACCGGCACCGGCCTCACCTTCGAAAAAGGCGTGCTCGCCGCCATCGACCTCGTCGTCAACGTGAACGTCAACAGCACGGCCGCCGCCGCGGGATCCCCCAGCGCCTTCATCGGCTTCGACGCCGCCGGGACGCTGACCTTCTCCGGCGATCGGTTCGCGTTCGACATCGACGGGACCGACAGCTCGCCTTTCGGTCAGAACGTCCGCGTGCTGCTCAACCGCAGCGGGACCCTCGACGCGGTCGGCGCCTTCGTGGTGCCCGAGCCGGCCTCCGCCGCCCTGCTGGCCGCGGGGACGGCGCTGCTTGCCCGCCGGCGCCGCGGCTGACCCCGGCTCCTTGACGCCCCCTCCGCTCGGCTCCCGCGGGCGGTGGTTTCCGCCCGAACCCGGCACGCTCCCTGGACCGCTCATGCGCCGCTCCGCCTGCTCTCACCGCGCCTTCACGCTCATCGAGTTGCTGGTGGTGATCAGCGTCATCGCGCTGCTGATCGGCATCCTCCTGCCGGCGCTGGGAGCGGCCCGCGGCGCAGCACGCGGCGTGCTGTGCCTCTCCCAGCTCCGGCAGATCCTGACGGCTTCGCACCTGTACGCGGCCGACCACGACGGACGGCTCCCGCCGCACACCTCGCTCGACCCCACCCTCGAGAACCCCGACGTCCCGGGCGTCGGCAGCAACGTGTACTGGTGCTGGGCCGAGATCTCCGGCGACCCGGCCCTCGCCCTGCGGTCGGGCTCGGTGGGGCGGTACCTCCAGGAGGCGACGGCCATCGCCGGGTGCCCCGACTTCGAGACCCCCGACGGCGTCCGCGCGTTCTACACGGGCCTCGGCCGCGTCTACCCCATCGACGTCCACTACGCGTACAACGGCCGGATGCTCGGGAAGCCGTCGGCGGCGGGCGCCGCCAACTGGATCCCCTACCGCATCGAGGGGATCGGCGACCCCGGCTCGACCGTCCTCTTCCACGACAGCGGCTCGCCCGGGTCGGGCGGCACCGAGGTCTGGCCGGAGTTCGAGGCCTACCCCGCCGCACCCGACACCCGGGCCGGGATGGCCGGAGCGGGCCCGGAGGGGCGGCAGACGGTCCACGCCCGGCACGGGGGCGACGACGCGAACGTCGCCTGGGTCGATGGCCACGCCAGCAGCCAGGAGGTGACGTTCGCGTTCTCCGATGCCGCGGAAACCCGGCTCAAGCTCGGCACGCTCGACCCGGACCCCGCGGACGGTGCGAGCAACCAGTGGTGGAACGCGGGGTTCAAGTGACGCGTGCGTGCCGGTCCGCGGCCATCGCCCTCGTGCTCCACCTCGCCGCGGGCGTAGCGTTCGCGGAGCCGGCGTGGGCCGCCGCTCTTGAAGCCCGCGCCGCCACGCTCGACGCGCCCGGCTTCACCGCCGCGGTCCTCCGCGGCGGCGACCTCGCCACCCACGCGGGGGGCTTCCGCGACGAGGGCGAGACGGAAGCGATGCGGCCGGGCGATCGCTTCCGCCTCGCCAGCGTCACGAAGCTCTACCTCGCCGCGGCCGTGCTGCAGCTCGTGGACGAGGGGAAGCTGGACCTCAACGAGACCATCGACCGCTACGTCGGCGGCGTGCCCCACGGCGACGCCATCACCCTGCGGATGCTCGGCCGCCACGAGAGCGGGCTCGACGACGCGATCCGCCAGATGCCGTTCCACCGGGCCCTCGCGGCCGAGCCCGGCCGGGCCTGGCCCGCGGGCGAGCTGCTCCGCTACGCGCTTGAGCCCGGCCCCCGCTCGGCCCCCGGCGAGGCCTGGCACTACAGCAACGCGAACTCGATCCTGCTGGGCCTCGCGGTCGAGCGTGCGACCGGCAGGAGCTGGCAAGACCACGTCCGCACGCGGATCCTGGCGCCGCTGGGGCTCACGCGGACCGGCTTCGACGCCGGGCCCGTCGACCCCCGCGGCTACCGCTACGGCAAGCCCGACGACCCGGTCGGCTACGGCACGGACTGGTTCGACGCCACCGGCTGGTCCGCCGGCTGGACCGGCGCCGCCGGCTCGATGACCGGCGACGCCGCCGACACGGCCCGCTTCCTCGCCGCCCTCTTCGGCGGCGACCTGCTCTCCGAGGACGGCCGGGCCGAGCTCATCGACTTCGCGCGCACCGGCGACAGCGGCTTCTTCTACGGCTTCCACTGCCACCGCGTGGGCGTTTCCGGCAGCGACGCGGTCGGCTTCGGCCACCACGGCGACGTTCCCGGCTACAGCAGCAGCGCCGTGTGGCTGCCAGAGAGCCGCACCGCATTCGTCGTGCTCGCCAACCTCTCCGCCGAGCTGGACAAGCAGACCACCGCGACGAAGCTCGGCGAAGCGGCGTTGCCGACGCTGGCCCGCCCGGGCGGCGCCGCGGACCGCGGCGTTCCCGCCGCGCTGGAAGCCGCGGTCCGCGGCATCGTCGGGGGCTCGGCCGTCCGCCGCGCCGCCGTGGTCGTGGTGGAGGACGGCCGCGCGAGCGAGCCGCTCGGAGCGGGTTCCGCCGACGGTTCTGGCCGATTCCGGGCCGGCTCCGTCTCCAAGCTGCTCACCGCCCTGCTCGCCCTCCGCGCGGAAGAGGCCGGCGTGCTCTCGCTGGACACCGCCGTGCTCGACCTGCTGCCGGGCAGCCTCGAGGGGCCCGGCGCCGAGCGCGTCACCCTCGCCCACCTGCTCGAGCACACCGCCGGCCTGCCCGGCAGCTCCCCCGCCGAGTACGCGGCCGACGCGCCCGGGCTCGACCCGCTCGACTACGTCCGGGAGCGGGCTCCCCTCCGGCTTCGCTGGGCGCCCGGCCTGCACCACAGCTACGCCAACGCCGGCGTCACGGTCGCCGCCGCCATGGTCGAGGCCGCTTGGGGCGCCGGCTTCGACGCGCTCATGCGTCGAGAGGTGCTCGGCCCGCTGGGCATGGCCGACACCGACTTCGCCGGGGCGGGAGCGGTCGACGCGCCCCCGAGCTTCGCCGCCGACGGGCAGCGGGTGATGCCGCCCTGGCGGATGCCCGTCCGCCCCGCCGGGTCCGTCGTCACCACCGCCGCCGACCTGGGCCGCCTCCTCGAGGCCCTTCTCGCCGACGACGGCTCCTTCCTCTCGCCCGCCGCGCTCGTCCGGCTGCACGAAGGCCGCACCTCGCCGGTCGCCCGGGCCGGCGGAGGCGCCGGGGTCTACGGCCTCGGCAACTTCCCGTACATCGCCAACGGCCGGTCGCTCCGCGGCCACTGGGGCCGGACCGAGGGCTACCAGGCCTCCGTCGCCTACCTGCCCGGTCCGCCCGGGGTCTCCGGCGGTGGCCGCGGCTACGTGCTGCTCGTCGACACCGCCGACCGTGCCGCGGTGTCGCGGCTCCGGTCCGCGCTGGACGGCCACGCCACCCGCGGCCTGCCCGCCGCCGCGCCCGCCGCTTCCGTGGGCCCCGCCCCCGACGCGGTCGCCGGCCTCTACGAGAACGCCTCCCACGACAGCGTTCAGCGTGCCTGGCTGTTCGCCCTCCTCGACGCCCGCCGCCTCACCCCCACGCCCGACGGCCTTGCCGTCGCTCCCGCTCTTGGCGGTCCACCGACCGCCTGGACGCAGACCGCCCCCGGGCTCTACCGCGCCGACGGCCTCGCCGTCGCCAGCGGCGCGACGTTCCAGGCCGGCGGCGACGCCTTCTGGGCCGACGGCGAGAGCTACCGCCGCGTGTCCGCGTGGTCCTGGTGGGGCCGCTGGACCGCCCTCGCGTCCGGCCTGCTCGCCGCCGCCGCCGCGCCTCTGCTCTGGCTGCTCGTCGTGCTCGTGCCCCCGCTCCGCTCCGCGTTGCTCCTTCCGGCCACCGCGCTCGGGCTCGCGGGCCTTGCGCTGCTCGTCCTCGTCGGCGGCTTCGTCGGCTTCCACCTCGGCGGCGACCTGTCGACGATCGCCCGCCTCGGCCGCGTCGGCCCCGCCTCCCTCACCCTCCTCGCCGCCAGCGTCCTCGCTCCCCTCGCGCTGGCCGCCGGCCTGCTCGGCCTCGCCCCGCGGTATCGGAGCCGGGCCGCCTGGGCCCTCGCCGCGGGCCTCGCGCTGCCGATGGCCGCCGCGGTCGTTCTGCTCTGGTCCTCCGGGATGATCCCCTGCGTCAGCTGGGCCTGATCCTCACGCCGGGCGACGCCGCCGGGGGCGGCGAGCGACGCGCTGGGCCTCCGGCCGACGGAGCTTTGGAACCGCGGGAGTTCCCGAGGTGGGGTAACGTCGGGCCATGTGGAAGCGAACCCGGACGATCGCGTCGGCGCTGGCGCTGGCGGCCGCAGCCGCGGGTCCCGCGGCGGCGCTGGAGGCGATCGGCTCCCGGCTGGAGGCGCTGCGGGACCCCGGCGTCGCGCACGCGCAGCCCGCCGGCGTCGACGCCGACGGCGCGCGGGCCTGGGCGCTGGGGCCGGTCGCGGGCTTCCGCGGCGAGGTGACGACCTGGAACGGCGTGCCGCACGTGTGCGTGCTGGACGCCGAGGGCCGGCCCTTCACCCTGCCGCCGGACGAGGGGGGACGCCGGCCGGTCGGCTTCCTCGTCCGCGCGATGGCGGCTCCGTCCGACTGGCCGAGCCCGCACCGCGAGGCCGGCCGCACGCGTGACCTCGCCGGCCTCGCCCGGCTGGTGGAGGCCGCCGCGGACGCGTCGGGCGTGGACCTCGACGCCGAGGGCGTGGCCTTCCGCTTGGAGGGCCGGGCGGAGGAGGTGACGTACCACGTCATCTGGCGGCCGGACGGCGAGCGGCCCCTGGCCGAGGGCGAGCACCCGGGCGTCCTGCACCGGGAGCGGAAGATCCGCTTCACGCGGAAGGACGTGCCCGTGCGGCTGGTCGGCGTGTACGCGCGCCCGCTGGAGGGCACCCACACCCACCCGGGCAACCCGCTGCACGTCCACGCGATCCTGCCCCACGCCGATCACCCCGGCTCCTTCGTGCCGGTGCGAACCGTGGGCGGGCACGTCGAGGCGATCCTCCTCGGCGGCATCGACGCCTTCAGCGTCACCACCGGGCGCTGAAGCCGGGGCCCGGACGGCGGTGGGAGGGCCCGGAAGCCGCGGCATCCACCGCCGGCGGGCCTTCCCGGCCTACCGTGCGGGTTGCATGCGTCACGCCCTCCCCTGCGTTCTCGCCCTCGGCCTCGTGGCCCCGCTGGGGGGCTGTGCCGGCTC from Phycisphaera mikurensis NBRC 102666 carries:
- a CDS encoding serine hydrolase; amino-acid sequence: MTRACRSAAIALVLHLAAGVAFAEPAWAAALEARAATLDAPGFTAAVLRGGDLATHAGGFRDEGETEAMRPGDRFRLASVTKLYLAAAVLQLVDEGKLDLNETIDRYVGGVPHGDAITLRMLGRHESGLDDAIRQMPFHRALAAEPGRAWPAGELLRYALEPGPRSAPGEAWHYSNANSILLGLAVERATGRSWQDHVRTRILAPLGLTRTGFDAGPVDPRGYRYGKPDDPVGYGTDWFDATGWSAGWTGAAGSMTGDAADTARFLAALFGGDLLSEDGRAELIDFARTGDSGFFYGFHCHRVGVSGSDAVGFGHHGDVPGYSSSAVWLPESRTAFVVLANLSAELDKQTTATKLGEAALPTLARPGGAADRGVPAALEAAVRGIVGGSAVRRAAVVVVEDGRASEPLGAGSADGSGRFRAGSVSKLLTALLALRAEEAGVLSLDTAVLDLLPGSLEGPGAERVTLAHLLEHTAGLPGSSPAEYAADAPGLDPLDYVRERAPLRLRWAPGLHHSYANAGVTVAAAMVEAAWGAGFDALMRREVLGPLGMADTDFAGAGAVDAPPSFAADGQRVMPPWRMPVRPAGSVVTTAADLGRLLEALLADDGSFLSPAALVRLHEGRTSPVARAGGGAGVYGLGNFPYIANGRSLRGHWGRTEGYQASVAYLPGPPGVSGGGRGYVLLVDTADRAAVSRLRSALDGHATRGLPAAAPAASVGPAPDAVAGLYENASHDSVQRAWLFALLDARRLTPTPDGLAVAPALGGPPTAWTQTAPGLYRADGLAVASGATFQAGGDAFWADGESYRRVSAWSWWGRWTALASGLLAAAAAPLLWLLVVLVPPLRSALLLPATALGLAGLALLVLVGGFVGFHLGGDLSTIARLGRVGPASLTLLAASVLAPLALAAGLLGLAPRYRSRAAWALAAGLALPMAAAVVLLWSSGMIPCVSWA